The following proteins are co-located in the Acidimicrobiales bacterium genome:
- a CDS encoding enoyl-CoA hydratase-related protein, which yields MQPTLELKTTRYEVSGGIATLTLSRPHRHNAWTGRMHTEYRHLLACADADPEVRVVVVTGEGRAFCVGGDSQALDGHAERGSYDPGTAPEIDNPGYGVRPQFDTDFAFQFGLTTPVIAAVNGAAAGVGLAVVVYADLRFAASGAKLTTAHGKLGLPAEYGLSWMLPRLIGHTRANDLLLSSRKVTTDEVADWGLFNRVVAAEDLMDVVYQYASTMVAEVAPSSIRTTKRQIALDLLRDVGASVDDAGRLLNDMMGQPDYREGVAALIEKRPPRWPPQPR from the coding sequence ATGCAGCCAACCCTGGAACTCAAGACCACCCGCTACGAAGTGTCCGGCGGCATCGCGACGCTGACACTGTCGCGCCCCCACCGCCACAACGCGTGGACCGGCCGCATGCACACCGAATACCGCCACCTGTTGGCATGCGCCGACGCCGACCCAGAGGTGCGCGTCGTCGTGGTCACCGGCGAGGGCCGGGCGTTCTGTGTGGGCGGCGACTCACAGGCGCTCGACGGCCACGCCGAGCGGGGCTCCTACGACCCGGGCACGGCACCCGAAATCGACAACCCCGGCTATGGCGTCCGACCACAGTTCGACACCGACTTCGCGTTCCAGTTCGGCCTGACCACACCGGTGATCGCGGCGGTCAACGGTGCAGCAGCAGGCGTCGGGCTGGCCGTAGTGGTGTACGCAGACCTGCGCTTCGCCGCCAGCGGAGCCAAGCTGACAACCGCACACGGCAAGTTGGGGCTGCCCGCCGAGTACGGCCTGTCGTGGATGCTGCCCCGCCTGATAGGGCACACGAGGGCCAACGACCTGTTGCTGTCGAGCCGCAAGGTCACCACCGACGAGGTGGCCGATTGGGGCCTGTTCAATCGGGTCGTCGCTGCCGAAGACTTGATGGATGTCGTCTACCAGTACGCATCGACGATGGTTGCCGAGGTCGCGCCCAGCTCGATTCGCACGACCAAACGCCAGATCGCCCTGGACCTGCTGCGCGACGTAGGCGCCTCGGTCGACGACGCCGGCCGACTGCTGAACGACATGATGGGCCAACCCGACTATCGAGAAGGTGTGGCCGCCCTCATCGAGAAGCGCCCACCGCGCTGGCCACCCCAGCCGCGGTAG
- a CDS encoding nuclear transport factor 2 family protein, whose protein sequence is MVDRRSELASLTANFMDAFNRGDLDAVVASFADDGVYDEFNGRRNVGLDAVRESFRPQFQGAFGEMKFLDEDLFIDDETDKVMASWVCTLEVKGEPMSWRGLDLIHFSGDKVVYKGTYAKAKAPLFEPRS, encoded by the coding sequence ATGGTCGACAGACGCAGCGAACTCGCCTCCCTCACAGCCAACTTCATGGACGCCTTCAACCGCGGCGACCTGGACGCGGTGGTCGCGTCGTTCGCCGACGACGGCGTGTACGACGAGTTCAACGGCCGGCGCAACGTCGGGCTAGACGCCGTCCGCGAGTCGTTCCGCCCCCAGTTCCAGGGGGCCTTCGGCGAGATGAAGTTCCTCGACGAGGATCTGTTCATCGACGACGAAACCGACAAGGTGATGGCCTCGTGGGTCTGCACTCTCGAGGTCAAGGGTGAGCCGATGTCGTGGCGCGGTCTCGACCTGATCCACTTCAGCGGCGACAAGGTCGTCTACAAGGGAACCTACGCCAAGGCCAAGGCGCCCCTGTTCGAACCTCGCAGTTGA
- a CDS encoding AarF/UbiB family protein, whose amino-acid sequence MTITSDSPADLSFGTFSSSPPWLVDPQQMPWRQGLDEVRERTRLTVPKLVQARKFPPLGRLIETGGRFGWAILRWRMGARRQGGSASRTDLSHRLRVSAEHLGPTYIKLAQIISAGEGVFPDELVEELKKCRDQVKPEPFDVVRATLERELGRPPEHVFDWISPTALAAASIAQVHEARLRTGEEVVVKVQRSTVGELVGKDLRTLAWLAPFLIGRIPVSALANPPALVELFAETITEELDFRLEAQNLLDIASTLRQLDQTDWVVPRPHPELVSPRMLVMEKVQGFAFDDVAGITDAGVDTHEVVRNVMIAFLESATLYGVFHGDFHGGNLFVQPDGKVALLDYGITGRMNEFKRRAFLRLMMGATSNDPRVQMEAMRDLGALPPDTDIDAVIADLGLDKPPVDPTKLSQEELLHEVQRVVKALLGYGARLPKELMLFTKNMIFLSSMIGRLAPDIDLIAEIQSIAMHFAMRHGAKLAVDSGIAVDPNMIDMTGVKASMGVESEVESMTWAELRARREIIIKRMGGR is encoded by the coding sequence GTGACAATCACTTCGGACTCCCCCGCCGATCTGTCCTTCGGAACGTTCAGTTCGTCCCCGCCGTGGTTGGTCGACCCCCAGCAGATGCCGTGGCGCCAGGGGCTCGACGAGGTGCGTGAGCGCACCCGCCTGACGGTCCCCAAGCTGGTGCAGGCCCGCAAGTTTCCGCCGCTGGGGCGCCTCATCGAGACCGGCGGACGTTTCGGTTGGGCCATCCTGCGGTGGCGAATGGGCGCCCGGCGCCAGGGCGGTTCAGCGTCGCGCACCGACCTCAGCCACCGCCTGCGTGTCTCGGCCGAACACCTCGGCCCCACCTACATAAAGCTGGCCCAGATCATCTCGGCCGGCGAAGGCGTGTTCCCCGACGAACTGGTCGAGGAGCTGAAGAAGTGCCGCGACCAGGTCAAGCCCGAGCCATTCGACGTGGTCAGGGCAACACTCGAACGCGAGCTCGGCCGGCCTCCCGAGCACGTGTTCGACTGGATCTCACCCACCGCCTTGGCCGCGGCGTCGATCGCCCAGGTTCACGAGGCCCGCCTGCGAACCGGCGAAGAGGTCGTGGTTAAGGTCCAGCGCAGCACGGTGGGCGAACTGGTGGGCAAAGACCTGCGCACCCTGGCCTGGCTGGCCCCGTTCCTCATCGGGCGCATCCCTGTGTCGGCACTGGCCAACCCGCCCGCCCTGGTCGAGCTGTTCGCAGAGACCATCACCGAAGAGCTCGACTTCCGCCTCGAGGCCCAGAACCTGCTGGACATCGCGTCAACGCTTCGCCAGCTCGACCAGACCGATTGGGTGGTGCCGCGTCCTCATCCAGAGCTGGTCAGTCCCCGCATGCTGGTGATGGAAAAGGTCCAGGGCTTTGCCTTCGACGACGTCGCCGGCATCACCGACGCCGGCGTCGACACCCACGAGGTCGTGCGCAACGTGATGATCGCCTTCCTCGAGAGCGCCACCTTGTACGGCGTGTTTCACGGCGACTTCCACGGCGGCAACCTATTCGTCCAGCCCGACGGCAAGGTCGCCCTGCTCGACTACGGCATCACGGGCCGGATGAACGAGTTCAAGCGCCGGGCATTCCTGCGGCTGATGATGGGCGCCACGTCGAACGATCCGAGGGTGCAGATGGAGGCAATGCGCGACCTCGGAGCCCTGCCCCCAGACACCGACATCGATGCGGTCATCGCCGACCTGGGTCTCGACAAGCCGCCCGTCGACCCCACCAAGCTGTCGCAGGAGGAACTGCTTCACGAGGTGCAGCGGGTGGTCAAGGCCCTGCTGGGTTATGGTGCGCGACTGCCCAAGGAGCTCATGTTGTTCACCAAGAACATGATCTTCCTGTCTTCGATGATCGGACGGCTGGCCCCCGACATCGACCTGATCGCCGAGATCCAGTCGATCGCCATGCACTTCGCCATGCGTCACGGCGCCAAGCTGGCGGTCGACAGCGGCATCGCCGTCGACCCGAACATGATCGACATGACCGGGGTCAAGGCGTCCATGGGCGTCGAGTCCGAGGTCGAATCAATGACGTGGGCCGAGCTACGGGCCCGACGCGAAATCATCATCAAGAGAATGGGGGGCCGCTGA
- a CDS encoding DUF6605 domain-containing protein yields MQREPDDQTFWDDIEGYCGQLSYRPGETAQIHVSTKADTYDVVVERWGASRVEVRRREGVSGQFHQPPDDADSMGCRWPVGVEVPVGSDWASGFYLVTLRAHGAPAGRNVGHAGFVVRAETGRRAETLLILATNTWNAYNTWGGRSLYTGGNQVSFRRPFGRGMLCRPQVDRTDRKARPVRFREQPDAGGHIFQEYRTSNGYPSAIGSAGWFTHERRFVEWAESEGFEFDMAVSSDLETVADLLDGYRLVLSVGHDEYWSAKGRDAIDAHIAAGGNFASFSGNTMFWQVRLTDQADHMICHKYTAPDTDPVVADGDPTAMSGMWCDPLVGRPEWTTLGAGSAYGLYHRFGDATPRGVGGFEIVDPDHWMLTGTGLRYGDVLGRDDGVVGYETLGCPLQFDETNRLVARVDSGWPAEIEIVGFTLSSNLAVGEYPASVAALSDQGDLEFICRRLEGEASEEAMAKWRRGNAVMLACRPAGLSGGQVATVGSTDWVFGLAEDAIVARVTANIVDYLAT; encoded by the coding sequence ATGCAGCGAGAACCCGACGACCAGACGTTCTGGGACGACATCGAAGGCTATTGCGGTCAGCTGAGCTACCGGCCCGGCGAGACGGCCCAGATCCATGTGTCGACCAAGGCCGATACCTACGATGTCGTCGTCGAGCGGTGGGGGGCCAGCAGAGTCGAGGTGAGGCGCCGCGAGGGCGTGTCGGGGCAGTTCCACCAACCGCCGGACGACGCCGATTCGATGGGTTGCCGGTGGCCGGTTGGTGTCGAGGTGCCTGTCGGTTCGGACTGGGCATCGGGTTTCTACCTGGTGACCCTGCGGGCCCACGGCGCTCCCGCGGGCCGCAACGTGGGTCACGCCGGTTTCGTGGTTCGCGCCGAGACCGGGCGCCGTGCCGAAACACTGCTGATACTGGCCACCAACACGTGGAACGCCTACAACACCTGGGGTGGCAGGAGCCTGTACACGGGCGGCAACCAGGTGTCGTTCCGGCGGCCTTTCGGACGCGGCATGTTGTGTAGGCCCCAGGTCGACCGCACAGATCGCAAGGCCCGGCCGGTGCGGTTCCGTGAACAGCCCGATGCCGGTGGGCACATCTTCCAGGAGTATCGAACCAGCAACGGCTACCCGTCGGCCATAGGTTCGGCGGGCTGGTTCACCCACGAACGGCGGTTTGTGGAGTGGGCCGAGTCGGAGGGGTTCGAGTTCGACATGGCGGTGTCGTCCGACCTCGAGACCGTCGCCGACTTGCTCGACGGCTATCGGCTGGTGTTGTCGGTCGGCCACGACGAGTACTGGTCGGCCAAGGGACGCGACGCAATCGATGCCCACATCGCTGCGGGAGGCAACTTCGCGAGCTTCTCCGGCAACACCATGTTCTGGCAGGTCAGGCTGACCGATCAGGCCGATCACATGATCTGCCACAAGTACACGGCTCCTGACACAGACCCCGTCGTCGCCGACGGTGACCCGACCGCCATGAGCGGCATGTGGTGCGACCCGCTGGTTGGCCGCCCCGAGTGGACGACCTTGGGCGCCGGCTCGGCCTATGGCCTGTATCACCGCTTCGGAGACGCCACACCCAGGGGGGTGGGTGGTTTCGAGATCGTCGACCCCGACCACTGGATGTTGACCGGCACCGGCCTGCGCTATGGCGATGTGTTGGGCCGAGACGACGGGGTGGTCGGCTACGAGACACTTGGCTGCCCGCTCCAGTTCGACGAGACCAACCGGCTGGTGGCGCGCGTCGACAGCGGCTGGCCGGCCGAGATCGAGATAGTGGGATTCACCCTGTCATCGAACCTGGCGGTGGGTGAGTATCCGGCATCTGTGGCCGCGCTGAGCGATCAGGGCGACCTCGAGTTCATCTGCCGCAGGCTCGAGGGTGAAGCATCGGAGGAGGCCATGGCCAAGTGGCGCCGCGGCAACGCTGTGATGCTCGCGTGCCGACCCGCCGGACTATCCGGTGGTCAGGTGGCGACCGTGGGATCGACCGATTGGGTGTTCGGTCTGGCCGAAGACGCAATCGTCGCTCGCGTCACGGCCAACATCGTCGACTACCTGGCGACCTAG
- a CDS encoding PEP-utilizing enzyme encodes MVDRWVVETKLSERYPVYTRANVGEVFPDPVTPLSFSLAFQNEDGLQGSELGFRDGYVRMGGFDDHEFDQDECVFLGVFGGYCYLNASAMRLFGARAPGMTAQDIDDQFFGLQPGIPPYEEQPGDQDPDKTARIGETFAWAFSIEQLDDALEDAEAMRQLRAERPDVKAMSNRELVSRGRKIFDDHFRRLFGRHLFVTGLAAVPVAALTEICAAVGRPGDTLKLIAGVGDVESAAPSAAMWELGRIAASSTALSGEFEKGVKGLVGRIEALEDPAAAKFMEGFEQFLYDFGSRGPNEWESSCATWEVEPELALSAIDRMRLSPDSASPLGHQAERAAEREQISAEISAMLEANPEVLGQFQAALRAARVFMAGRERTKTNCVKMIQETRVLFYEFGQREVDAGRLSQIADFAMLTWSEVQQYLDDPEPLLETIRERRAQYEELRQLQEPFVVFGEVPPISSFERRDAIQVEIAQVGDQLQGMPGCPGISQGRARVVLDSHDPTALAPGDVLVAPLTDPSWTPLFVPAAGVIVDVGAPLSHAIIVSRELGIPCVVSVTGATRKIPDGALVEVNGDTGVITILET; translated from the coding sequence ATGGTCGATCGTTGGGTCGTGGAGACGAAGCTCTCCGAGCGCTACCCGGTTTATACGAGAGCCAACGTCGGCGAGGTCTTCCCAGACCCGGTCACGCCGTTGTCGTTCTCGCTGGCATTCCAGAACGAGGACGGCCTGCAGGGGTCAGAGCTGGGTTTTCGCGACGGTTATGTGCGCATGGGCGGCTTCGACGACCATGAGTTCGACCAGGACGAGTGTGTGTTCCTGGGCGTATTCGGGGGCTACTGCTACCTGAACGCCTCGGCGATGCGCCTGTTCGGTGCGCGAGCTCCGGGCATGACAGCCCAGGACATCGACGACCAGTTCTTCGGGCTGCAGCCGGGTATCCCGCCCTACGAGGAGCAGCCGGGCGACCAAGACCCTGACAAGACCGCACGCATCGGCGAGACCTTTGCCTGGGCGTTCTCGATCGAGCAACTCGACGACGCCCTCGAAGACGCCGAGGCCATGCGTCAGCTGCGCGCCGAACGGCCCGACGTGAAGGCAATGTCCAACCGCGAGCTGGTCTCGCGGGGCCGCAAGATCTTCGACGATCATTTTCGCCGTTTGTTTGGTCGGCACCTTTTCGTGACCGGGTTGGCGGCCGTGCCCGTGGCCGCGCTGACCGAGATATGTGCTGCGGTTGGTCGACCGGGAGACACCCTCAAGCTGATCGCAGGCGTCGGCGATGTCGAGTCGGCTGCGCCATCGGCCGCCATGTGGGAGCTGGGTCGTATCGCAGCGTCGTCGACAGCACTGTCCGGCGAGTTCGAAAAGGGTGTCAAGGGCCTGGTCGGGCGCATCGAGGCGTTGGAGGACCCTGCGGCGGCCAAGTTCATGGAGGGCTTCGAGCAGTTCCTGTACGACTTCGGCTCGCGAGGCCCCAACGAATGGGAATCGAGCTGCGCCACCTGGGAGGTCGAGCCCGAACTGGCGCTGTCGGCCATCGACCGGATGCGCTTGTCGCCAGACTCGGCCTCGCCGCTCGGTCATCAGGCCGAAAGGGCCGCCGAGCGCGAGCAGATCTCGGCCGAGATCTCGGCGATGCTCGAGGCCAACCCCGAAGTGCTGGGCCAGTTCCAGGCCGCTCTGCGGGCAGCTCGGGTGTTCATGGCCGGCCGCGAACGCACCAAGACCAACTGCGTGAAGATGATCCAGGAGACCCGGGTCTTGTTCTACGAGTTTGGGCAGCGAGAGGTCGACGCCGGCCGCCTCTCCCAGATTGCCGATTTCGCCATGTTGACGTGGAGCGAGGTGCAGCAATATCTGGACGACCCAGAACCGTTGCTCGAGACCATCCGCGAGCGCCGCGCCCAGTACGAGGAGCTGCGCCAGTTGCAGGAGCCGTTCGTGGTGTTCGGCGAAGTGCCACCCATCAGCTCCTTCGAACGGCGCGACGCCATCCAGGTCGAGATTGCACAGGTGGGCGATCAGCTGCAGGGAATGCCGGGCTGCCCCGGAATCTCACAGGGTCGGGCACGCGTGGTGCTCGACAGTCACGACCCCACCGCGTTGGCGCCAGGAGACGTGCTGGTCGCACCGCTGACCGACCCGTCGTGGACGCCGCTGTTCGTCCCGGCGGCCGGTGTCATCGTCGACGTTGGTGCACCCCTGAGCCATGCGATCATCGTCAGCCGCGAACTGGGCATACCCTGTGTGGTGTCGGTGACGGGGGCAACGCGCAAGATTCCCGACGGCGCACTGGTCGAGGTAAACGGCGACACCGGTGTGATAACCATCCTCGAGACATGA
- a CDS encoding BTAD domain-containing putative transcriptional regulator, whose protein sequence is MDSAGPGVVQRKPIERPRLQTALAERHRRRLGLVIGGGGAGKSTLLAQLMRTAGINVDVFHTCTSADASADRLIASLVDAVHEVLGSHDPRPASIDNLVDLVLAHSPGHVCLVLDDLHTVEDTTAIEQLLTSLPTNGHLLLSSRRRPKFDIARLDAAGQLFEIEQDDLLLTREELIDFANSRGVDIAQLEAAEGWPAFVELAASGSAVRSLRYLEQEALREIAPDRRRALAQFAFVRGGDDEIATAVTGLRLDELLGDLPLVGWEGDRARLHDLWGDVLWHEIDNSTRVQAALAAAEICRSRNQHDAAIDLAASVGCWDDALATMSTAIAQGVDGGLRPGQLHRWRKLIPGHLGDHPTVNLIDGIAARESDPTSARTWRSLESAAAGFRAENDSELELVALLQLGYVARIGGDPQRVDEIMTRVRELADRHPSARPFLAFGDAWAALARGNPAAQLVAMQSIAEIELPEVWRITRDHLIAHALFGLGRPRDGLAVAPRDVASARVPVPGALVTYPQCLWHSGRPVEARSVSPPSDAPDLGARDLFIVAAWNSLTAAYAGDASASREHLAIARTAAGESPSALISLQLLGLEVLVAVAERRDDDAAGLMRSLFERAPLAPGIAEQTMRNNLALAYALDPGCRQYWDRADLGPSIAEARDAIRALTAAREDDDLRSLRSLRWPEPGYLATVLPCPWAIEFALRGLAAGRQEGRRLASWLCEHWGDPARLALRAWTDDASLGAVARDVLSSTPTPPSADVELRVLGRAEVIVDGRTSDDPDMRRERVRSLLVSLALNPRTTRERLAGQLWPDLEQDKALRNLRTTLNYVHRIVEPGRSPGDAPWFIRSDGASITLTGGLSIDLWRFRELLDGADSAERAGRPLQALPLLVSATRLWQGDLADDLDHHWLDLERIHLRSRFVRACCRAAELSVAVGDPGSAADLARRALAVDPWSRPTHLVLADAYQSLGDTTSAAAIRDRLHKVEGP, encoded by the coding sequence ATGGATTCTGCGGGCCCAGGGGTGGTCCAGCGCAAACCGATCGAACGGCCACGCCTCCAGACGGCTCTGGCCGAGCGCCATCGCCGCCGCCTGGGCTTGGTGATCGGAGGTGGTGGCGCAGGCAAGTCCACGCTCCTGGCCCAGTTGATGCGCACGGCCGGGATCAATGTCGACGTCTTCCACACGTGCACATCAGCCGATGCTTCGGCCGACCGCCTGATCGCGTCGCTGGTGGACGCTGTGCACGAGGTTCTCGGCTCACACGACCCACGGCCGGCCAGCATCGACAATCTGGTCGATCTCGTACTGGCTCACTCGCCCGGTCACGTGTGCTTGGTGCTCGACGACCTGCACACCGTCGAAGATACGACGGCCATCGAACAACTGCTGACGTCGCTGCCAACCAACGGCCATCTCCTCTTGTCGAGCCGAAGGCGCCCCAAGTTCGACATCGCCAGGCTCGACGCCGCCGGGCAACTCTTCGAAATCGAGCAGGACGATCTTCTGCTGACCCGCGAAGAGCTGATCGACTTCGCCAACTCCAGAGGCGTAGACATCGCCCAACTCGAAGCTGCCGAGGGTTGGCCCGCGTTCGTCGAGCTGGCCGCCTCCGGGTCGGCAGTGCGGTCGCTGCGATATCTCGAGCAGGAGGCGTTGAGGGAAATCGCGCCCGACAGGCGGCGAGCGCTGGCCCAGTTCGCGTTCGTAAGGGGCGGCGACGACGAGATCGCCACCGCCGTAACGGGCCTGCGACTCGACGAACTGCTTGGCGATCTGCCGCTGGTCGGTTGGGAGGGTGACCGCGCCCGCCTGCACGACCTTTGGGGTGACGTTCTGTGGCACGAGATCGACAACTCGACACGGGTGCAAGCAGCCCTTGCGGCCGCGGAGATCTGCCGGTCACGAAATCAGCACGACGCCGCCATCGACCTCGCTGCTTCGGTCGGTTGCTGGGACGACGCTCTTGCAACGATGTCCACCGCCATTGCACAAGGAGTCGACGGCGGCCTGCGGCCCGGCCAGCTACATAGGTGGCGCAAGCTGATTCCTGGGCATCTGGGCGACCATCCAACGGTCAATCTCATCGATGGGATCGCCGCCCGAGAATCCGATCCGACCTCGGCACGCACTTGGCGGTCGCTCGAATCGGCAGCGGCGGGATTCCGAGCCGAGAACGATTCCGAACTGGAGCTCGTTGCGTTGCTTCAGCTCGGTTACGTCGCCCGCATCGGCGGCGACCCGCAGCGCGTCGACGAGATCATGACGAGGGTGCGCGAGCTGGCCGATCGCCATCCGTCGGCTCGACCGTTCCTCGCGTTCGGCGATGCATGGGCTGCGCTGGCACGAGGCAACCCGGCGGCCCAGCTCGTGGCGATGCAGTCGATAGCCGAGATCGAACTACCCGAGGTATGGCGCATCACCCGCGACCACCTGATCGCGCACGCCTTGTTCGGCCTCGGCAGGCCGCGCGACGGTCTGGCGGTTGCACCGCGCGACGTGGCCTCGGCGAGAGTGCCGGTGCCCGGGGCCCTCGTCACCTATCCCCAGTGCCTCTGGCATTCGGGGCGACCTGTCGAGGCCCGAAGCGTCTCCCCGCCCAGCGACGCTCCAGATCTAGGAGCCAGAGACCTGTTCATCGTCGCGGCCTGGAACTCACTGACCGCGGCTTACGCAGGAGATGCTTCGGCTTCACGCGAACACCTCGCCATCGCCAGAACGGCCGCCGGCGAGAGCCCGAGCGCACTGATATCGCTGCAGCTCTTGGGGCTCGAGGTTCTGGTGGCGGTCGCAGAACGTCGCGACGACGACGCGGCAGGCTTGATGCGAAGCCTGTTCGAGCGAGCACCGCTGGCGCCTGGCATCGCCGAACAGACCATGCGCAACAATCTGGCCCTGGCTTACGCACTCGACCCCGGCTGCAGGCAGTACTGGGACCGTGCCGACTTAGGGCCGTCGATAGCCGAGGCCCGGGACGCCATCCGGGCGCTGACGGCCGCACGCGAAGACGACGACCTGAGATCGCTGCGATCGCTCAGGTGGCCCGAACCGGGCTATCTGGCAACGGTGTTGCCCTGTCCATGGGCGATCGAGTTTGCTCTGCGAGGGCTCGCAGCCGGCCGCCAGGAAGGGCGTCGGCTGGCTTCGTGGCTGTGCGAACACTGGGGCGATCCGGCCCGACTGGCCCTACGCGCCTGGACCGACGATGCGTCACTTGGCGCGGTGGCACGCGACGTGTTGTCGAGCACTCCAACGCCCCCGTCGGCAGACGTCGAGCTTCGCGTGCTGGGTCGCGCCGAGGTGATCGTCGACGGCCGGACCAGCGACGACCCTGACATGCGCCGCGAGCGGGTCAGGTCGCTGCTGGTGTCTCTGGCGCTCAATCCCCGAACGACGCGAGAGCGGCTGGCAGGTCAGCTCTGGCCCGACCTCGAGCAGGACAAGGCACTGCGCAACCTGCGCACCACCCTCAACTATGTGCACCGAATCGTCGAGCCGGGTCGCTCGCCCGGTGACGCTCCTTGGTTCATACGATCCGACGGAGCCTCGATAACCCTCACAGGCGGACTGAGCATCGATCTCTGGCGGTTCAGGGAACTGCTGGACGGTGCCGATTCGGCTGAGCGCGCCGGACGCCCACTCCAAGCCCTGCCGCTGCTGGTGTCAGCCACCCGCCTCTGGCAAGGCGACCTGGCCGACGACCTCGACCACCACTGGCTCGATCTCGAACGAATCCATCTGCGCAGCCGCTTCGTGCGTGCATGTTGCCGGGCCGCCGAGCTCTCGGTGGCTGTGGGTGACCCCGGCAGCGCGGCCGATTTGGCTCGTCGCGCCCTGGCGGTCGATCCGTGGAGCCGACCGACGCACCTGGTGCTCGCCGACGCGTATCAATCACTCGGCGACACAACCTCCGCCGCAGCGATCCGCGATCGGCTGCACAAGGTCGAGGGACCGTGA
- the nucS gene encoding endonuclease NucS, which translates to MRLVIARCTVDYDGRLQAHLPEAVRLLMVKADGCVAVHADGGAYKPLNWMNAPNRLVTDDEGWTVTSPKGETLRITIHEVLADSQHELGVDPGLQKDGVEAHLQELLARDVEVLGAGWKLVRREYPTDIGPVDLLCRDDAGAAVAVEVKRRGEIDGVEQLTRYLERLDRDGTLKPVRGVFAAQEIKPQARVLAESRGIVCVTLDYDALRGIESDHLRLF; encoded by the coding sequence ATGCGCCTGGTCATTGCCCGCTGCACGGTCGACTACGACGGTCGCCTTCAGGCCCACCTGCCCGAGGCGGTACGCCTGCTGATGGTGAAAGCCGACGGGTGTGTCGCCGTGCACGCCGACGGCGGCGCCTACAAGCCGCTCAACTGGATGAACGCCCCTAACCGCCTGGTCACCGACGACGAGGGCTGGACGGTCACCAGCCCCAAGGGCGAGACGCTGCGCATCACCATCCACGAGGTTCTCGCAGATTCGCAGCACGAACTCGGAGTCGACCCCGGCCTTCAAAAGGACGGCGTCGAAGCCCACCTTCAAGAACTGTTGGCCCGCGATGTAGAGGTGCTGGGCGCCGGCTGGAAGCTGGTGCGCCGCGAGTACCCCACCGACATCGGCCCGGTCGACCTGTTGTGCCGCGACGACGCTGGCGCCGCGGTAGCGGTCGAGGTCAAACGCCGGGGCGAGATAGATGGGGTCGAGCAGCTGACCAGGTATCTGGAACGCCTCGACCGCGACGGCACACTCAAGCCGGTGCGTGGTGTGTTCGCCGCTCAGGAGATCAAGCCCCAAGCCAGGGTGCTGGCCGAGTCCAGGGGCATCGTTTGTGTGACCCTCGACTACGACGCCCTCAGGGGCATCGAGTCTGATCACCTGCGCCTGTTCTGA
- a CDS encoding pyridoxamine 5'-phosphate oxidase family protein: MNETERQAFLAEMHVGVIAIDDPSGDRGPLAVPVWYSYEPGGEVAVIMSASSRKGRAIAAAGRFSICAQQEALPYKYVMAEGPVVSEREGTYDDTLAMATRYLGTEMGRQYADANAGGGTIYSMRPERWFSTDYTPD; encoded by the coding sequence ATGAACGAAACCGAACGCCAGGCGTTTCTTGCCGAGATGCACGTGGGGGTCATCGCAATCGACGACCCCAGCGGCGACAGGGGGCCCTTGGCCGTGCCCGTTTGGTACTCCTATGAGCCGGGTGGCGAGGTGGCGGTGATCATGTCGGCATCGAGCCGCAAGGGCCGCGCCATCGCGGCGGCGGGCCGGTTCTCGATATGTGCCCAGCAAGAGGCACTGCCGTACAAGTACGTGATGGCCGAGGGTCCAGTCGTGTCAGAGCGCGAGGGCACCTACGACGACACCCTGGCCATGGCTACGCGTTACCTGGGCACCGAGATGGGGCGTCAGTACGCCGATGCCAACGCCGGCGGCGGCACCATCTATTCGATGCGCCCCGAGCGCTGGTTCAGCACCGACTACACGCCCGACTGA